The Vigna unguiculata cultivar IT97K-499-35 chromosome 11, ASM411807v1, whole genome shotgun sequence genomic sequence TGGTATCTGTTAGCTAAAATGATGGTTCCTTTCTTTGTGTGGTCAAAGCTATGGCACCTAggcctcctcctcctcctcttccaaACCCGGATAACCTTCATTTGGTGGGAGCAATTGAGGCGATGATAGCAGCCATGCAGCAAAAGAATGCTAACATGGTGAAACAACACAACCTGGCCTTGCAATAGATGGAGTCTACTAGGCTAGCAATAGACGCGAACCAGTAGAGGCATTTAGAAGCCCTGCATTAGATAGGGGAGAATCATTCTGCAGTTGGTTCTTTCGAAGCTCCGCCACCTCGAGTGCAAGAGTGGAGTTTGAAGGATTTTCTTCAACACCATCCATCCCGTTTCGATGACAAGACTAGCCCAGATGAGGCAGATCAGTGGATGAGAGACATGGAGCGGATTTatgatgcgaagatgtgccctGTAGAAAACAGGCTAGCATATTCTGAGTACCTTCTTGTTGGAGAGGTCGTGCATTGGTGGTTTAGCATGAAGATGATGCTAGAGGATAACAGCGAAACCGTCACTTGGGATTTGTTCAAGAAGAAATTCTATGCTGAGTATTTCCCTGACAGTGTGAGATATGCTAAAGAGGTCGAGTTCTTGCAGCTAATGGAAGGAGATATGTCTATATCGGAGTATGCTAAAAGGTTCAAACACATGGGCAGATTTCACACCTTGAAGATGGCTGAAGACTAACAATGTTTGAAAATGGGTTGAGAGGTGATCTCAAACTCATGGTGGCCCCGCTCTCTATCAAGGAATTCCCTATCTTGTAGAGAAAGCAAGAGTAATGGAGAAGTTGAAAGCTGAGGTCGAAGTTCAGCAGCGATCACAACAGAAGGTGGGAGAACCATCTGGGTCCGTGAGCAGACATGAAGATAGGAGGAAACCATACTCCAGAGCTTAGCCTCATGGGCCTAGGAGGTTCTCACATCAGCCATAACAGTCTCAACTTTCCAGGTCGTAGTGTTATCATTGTGGAGGGCCCCACCTGAAGAATGCTTGCCCCTAGCTGATTGGTAAGAGGACATGTCACAAATATGGCCAAGAGGGTCACTTTATCAGGGAGTGCCCTGCCAGTAGGAGTGCAGTTTCGAGACCTCCAGCACAGTCTCAATCACAACAGGAAAGGGAAGGTGCAAGGCCTCAGGTAGTTGACCGAGTGTATCCCATGACGGGTACATAGGTGGTCATATTAGGTAACCTCATCACCAAATCATGTATAATTGCTGGTAGGAGTTTGTGTATtttatatgattctggagcgacacactcctttgtcTCGGAATCTAAAGTGGTAGAGTTGGGTCTTTCGATGAGGGAACTCTAGTTTGATCTGGTGGTGTCCACACCTGCTTCTAGGTTGGTCAGAACCTTGACGATGTGTGCTAGATGTTTAATCAAGGTTGAGGGACGCAAGTACAAGGTAAACCTTATTTGTTTACCTCTGAAGGGTTAGATGtaatcttgggaatggattggaTATCTGTTAATCACATTCTTATTGATTACAATGAGAAAAGGGTGTTATTTCCTAATATAGAGGATGTTGATTAGTTGATGTCCTTACAACAAGTGGATAAGGTAATTAAGGAGGGATCTCAATGTTTCTTAGTTCTGACTCAGTTGTTTGTTGAAAATGGAGGCAGAAATATTGAGACATCTGTAGTAAGGGATTTATCAGATGTGTTCGCTAAGGATGTGCCTGACCTACCCCCTCCTAGGGAGATAGAGTTCTCCATTGATTTGGTGCTAGGAGCAAGGCAAGTATCAATAGCACCTTATAGAATGGCTCTTGCTAAGTTAGTGGAgttaaagaaacaaattaaagagCTGCTAGAAAAACAGTTTATCAGATCGAGCGTGTCACCCTGGGAGCACCGGTGGTGTTGGTCAAGAAGAAAGACGGCAGTTCTAGGCTCTATGTGGATTACATGCAACTAAACAAGTTGACCATCAAGAACAAATATCCTCTGCCAAGga encodes the following:
- the LOC114170291 gene encoding uncharacterized protein LOC114170291; amino-acid sequence: MAPRPPPPPLPNPDNLHLVGAIEAMIAAMQQKNANMIGENHSAVGSFEAPPPRVQEWSLKDFLQHHPSRFDDKTSPDEADQWMRDMERIYDAKMCPVENRLAYSEYLLVGEVVHWWFSMKMMLEDNSETVTWDLFKKKFYAEYFPDSVRYAKEVEFLQLMEGDMSISEYAKRFKHMGRFHTLKMAED